The following nucleotide sequence is from Apium graveolens cultivar Ventura chromosome 4, ASM990537v1, whole genome shotgun sequence.
caggacttaagggatatcagtacttatgttatcaggagataagcatcaggagatagatatcagaacttaagtgctgaaggacgatcagataaggacagcagctgattaaagttaagaagatcaagataaacataagaagagatatgcatgaagaaggaattccataaagaatggaatacttggaataaaagatatctgattgatatatattaggaagcagaattatattccatatcaattagcgattatcttgtaactgtgtaatatataaacacagacatatggtttacactataagtgttatcattatcgagaatattatttactgtaaccctagcagctctcgtgatattttgttcatcactgagagataacagttctagattgtaacagagtttattgtttcaataaagtttgttttctgttacataagtttttgaagtttgatttgattgtaataaacactgtattcaccccctctacagtgaaagtgtgacctaacatgctTTCTAATAGTCAACTAGTGATTTGACGAGTACTTTCTACTAGTGTTTAGTCTGATTTCAAtagtttcgatttttttaaaatgtCAAGACCAGTATATATTAGTGATAagacaaaattttcaaaaaaaaataaattcatttgGTTTGCTTTCTAATAGTCAACTAGTGATTTGACTCGTACTTTCCACTAGTTTTTAGTTCCATGTcgatatttcaattttttaaaaatatttttgatgatccaacggtatggatgtcaagaccaatatatattagtgatatgacgaaattttcagaaaaaaaaacaaattaatTCATTTGGTTTGCTTTTTAATAGTCAACGAGTGATTTGACtaatacttcttactagtgtttagtctcatgttgttgttttgattttttaaaaaatatttatgaattatccaaccgtacggatgtcaaaacatgtatatataagtgatatgacaaaattttcaagaaaaagataactTTATTTGGTTTGTTGTTTTAATAGTGTGTTTAGTCCTATATCGATGTTTCgcttttttaaaaataattatgaattatttaATCATACGGACCTGTATATATTGGTGAGAtgataaaattttcagaaaaaaataaattaatttgttTTGCTATTTTTTTTAGTCAACTAGTCATTTGACTAGTACTTTAAGTCCGATAtcgatgtttcaattttttttaaaattatagtGAATGAAGCACATAAACGTGGAACTCTTGTAATTTTTTTCGTAATTTTTTCAAATATattaaacaaatatttaaattttagaATATTATCAAGCACAAAAAACTAAAATTCTCCCCTAATATATATTTTTTCGCCACCATAAAAAAAAgtaaatcatgtatctaatataactacaaactctataaaTTATAATCCAATTCAATTTTCAATCACACTCCAATTTATTTCTTACCTCGTTTATAGGGAACCAAATATTtcccaaattaattttaataattaaaattataatataacaaaataattaataaatcaaaaaaaattaaaaaggcaatataaAAAATAATACTAAATCATCCACATACATCAATAATATTCAAAACTCCTACTTTTTTATAGTGCATCTTGCACCAAAACGATCTATAAACCGTAGTAGTAGGAggactttttaaaattttaattatataattttgaatttttcaaCAATATAATATACACATAATAATACAAACATTTTAACTtcattaatttttaataatatataattattattttttataatttatttttataaaataataaattacaaatattataatcagTCAATGAAATGCCCATAATAATACaaatattttaacttcattaattttaataatatataattattattttatataatttatttttataaaataataaaattataaatattataatcgGTGAATGAAATGCCCCGAGTATACATGGCCACGTAGAGAGACACGTGCCTGCGTTTTACCTATGAAGTTACAATCTTGTTGTCAGTCTTATCTTGTTGTATAGACCGCCTCTAGTCCTATATTTTACAATAGAGCGGCCACTTCGTTGTCTTGTATGTAGCACAATAACAAGGGTTTAACAATAACAAGGCTTTCATGACAGTAAAAGGTTTCTCCGGCGCCAGATCCGATAGCCGGCGAAGATATCATCAGTCAAACAGATCTCAACGTGATTGTATTTCGGTTATCTTCAATAATCTGGTACACGTTCCCTCATCAAACCAAATTCATTTCTTTTACTTTCTTTTTTGTATCTAgggtttttttattttttttactaCGTGTGTGCTTGAATTTTAGAAACCTGTTTCTTATTTGCCCTAGATATGATCTGCTTGGAAACATGTTAAGTTTGAAGACGTACCAGGTATGTTATTTTTGGATAATTGGGGTTTAATTAATAAGAATATATGATTCAGTGTGTTTTGATATGTTTGTGTGTGGATGTGCTGCATTAATTTACGTATGGAATTGTGAATATGACGTATGCAAGATGTCAGTTCTTGTTTCAAGATACTTGgttcaatttttatttttttttcctAAATTGCATATTTGAGTGTATTCTGATCAAGTATATAAATTAGTTCCCAAACGATTCTTAGATGTCAGTTCGGCTTTTGAGAAGGCAGGTGCTGCGTGGAGCACCAGTCCTGCAGAGGTGACGGTAGGTCCAAACAAGTCGCACATTGTTCCCGTCACAATCATTGCAAATACAGCTCCTGTTGCGATCCCAACATTTCCGATGTCTGTTGAGGTCATGGTTGTCGCGAATCAAAGGTATAAGGGTGGTGCAGGAAAGGTGGATACAAAACAATCAAGAATATATATCCATGGTAGATGAAATGCTCTCATGTGACGTGCTGCTACCAAGTGTATTATCAATATAGTCGCCTTGTGCTCAGATTCCACGAACTGGAAAACCTCGATTGTTTTCTCTTTTGGTTTCTGTTTGACAAATATATTTCAATTTAGGGTGCTAAATATATGGAATGCTAGAAAGAGATGATAATAATTTCAAATTCCGTATTTGCCAAATTTATACAAAAATTTGGAAGAAGGTGACATATGTTGACAAAATTCGCATATGTAACCTTGTTCCAAAATTTTGTATGAAATCGGCAAAGACTGTGTTTGATATTAATATTATCTCTTGCTAACATTTGAGATATTTAGCTGCCTAAGATTGAGATAGATATTTCTCaaaaaaaaagcaaaaaaaaaaaccAATACAAAAAACAATCAAGGGTTTCCACTTTACTGGATTTGGAGTACAAGGCGACTAAACTGAGAATACACTCACTCGCAGCTCCTCAAATAAGAGCATTTCACCTATATTGGATATTTGTCTTTGCTTGTTTTGTATCCACCTTTCTTGCGCCACCCCTTATACCTTTGATTTGCAACAACCTAAACTTTAGGTCAACATGCATCGGAAATGCTGGGAGCAGTTTCGGGGGTTATGTTTGCAAGGATTGTGATGGGAACATTATGTGACTTGTTTGCACCTGGTGTCGTCTCTGCAGCACTCCTCTTCTTTGCAGCACCTGCAGATTCAAAACACGAGCCGACATCTCTAAGTGAATCTAAACTGAGAAGTGAAATCTAAGTGAACTGTGTCATATTACTAGATTCGTGGAGACTCCGTCCCACGTACACCAACTCGTACCATTTACCTGAACGACCCGCTTTCCCAAGGGAGAAGATCAGAATGGTCAAATAAATTAAAAATGCTGAAAGAATAAGTGGATAATCAGGGCTCCATATATGGTTTGATGGGCGGGTTGGAGGCGCAGTAAGAAAAAAGAGTTTTAGGGGAACGCGAACATTCTACCAATGTGTAGACCGACTGTAGTTTTATATTTTACAATAGAGCGGCTTCCTCGTTGCCTTTTATATAGCACAATAACAAGGCTTTCATGACAGTAAAAGGTTTCTCTGGCGCCAGATCCGATAGCAAGATATCATCAGTCAAACAGATCTCAACGTGATTGTATTTCGGTTATCTTCAATAATCTGGTACATGTTCCCTCATCAAACGGAATTCATTTCTTTTACTTTCTTTTTTGTATctatgtttttttttgtttttttactACGTGTGTGCTTGAATTTTAGAAACCTGTTTCTTATTTGCCCTAGTTATGATCTGCTTGGAAACATGTTAAGTTTGAAGATGTACCAGGTATGTTGTTTTTGGATAATTGGGGTttaaataagaatatatataatTCAGTGTCTTTTGATATGTTTGTGTGTGTATGTGCTGCATTAATTTACATCTGGTGTTGTGAATATGCACGTGTGCAAGCTCGGATTCCCTTAGATGTCATTTCTTGTTTTCGAGATACATGGTGCATTTTAGATTGAGTGTATTCTGATCAAGTATATGCATTAGTTCCCAAACGGTTCTTAGCGATGTCAGTTCGGCTTTTGAGATGGCAGGTGCTGCAGGGAGCATCAGTCCTGCAGAGGTGACGGTAGGTCCAAACATGTCACATTCTGTTCCAAGTCACAATCATTGCAAACACAGGTCCAGCTGCAATCCTAACATTTCCGATGACTGTTGAGGTCATGGTTGTCGCGAATCAAAGGTACAAGGGTGGAACATCAAAGGTGGATACAAAACAATCAAGGATACATATCCATGATAGATGAAATGCTCTCATGTGATGTGCTGCGGCTGAGTGTCTAATCAATATAGTCGCCTTGTGCTCCGATCTACGGAGTGGAAAACCTATATTGTTTTTCTTTTGGTTTCTGTTTGACAAATATTCATTTCAATTTAAGGTGCTAAATGTATGAGATGCTACAAAGAGATGATAATAATATCAAATTACGTATTTGCCAATTTTATACTAAATTTTGGAAGAAGGTGACATATGTTGACAAAATTGGCATATGGAACCTTGTTccaaaatttaatataaaatcGGCAAAGACTGTGTTTGATATTAATATTATCTCTAGCTAACATTTGAGATATTTAGCTCCCTAAGATTGAGATAGACATTTCTCAAACAAAAAGCAAAAAAACAAATACGGAAAACAATCAAGGGTTTTCCGCTTTGCTGGATTTGGAGCACAAGGCAACTAAACTGAGAATACACTCACTTGCAGCACCTCAAATGAGAGCATTTCACCTATCTTGGATATCTGTCTTTGCTTGTTTTGTATCCACCTTTACTCCTCCACCCCTTATACCTTTGATTTGTGACAACCTAAACTTTAGGTCAACATACATCGGAAATGCTGGGAGCAGTTTCGGGAGTTATGTTTGCAAGGATTGTGATGGGGACATTATGAGACTTGTTTGCGCCTGGTGTCGCCTCTGCAGCCCTCATCTTCTTTGCAGCACCTGCAGATTCAAAACACGAACTGCCATATCTAAGTGAATCTAAACTGATAATAAGAAGTGAAATCTAAGTGAACTGATGTCATATTACTAGTTTCGTGGAGACTGCGTCCCACGTACAAGAACTCGTACCACGTACCGGAATGACCCTCTTTCCCTGTACACTATTTAGAGCAAGGGAGAAGATCAGAATGGTCAAATTAATTAAAAATGCTGTGATTAAGTGGATAATCTGGGCTCCAAATACGGTTTGATGGTCCGGTTGGAGGCTCAGTAAGAAAAAAGAATGCAGTGCCAGAAATAGAAGGAATGTGTTATAAGGAAAGTGGTGTATGTGACGTAGGTTGTGAGTAGAGGATCCAATGTTTTGGGAAAAAGGAATTGCTTAAGATCTGGACAAGATTTTCAATAACTTCCAACCTTGTTTCCTTGGTGCCGAGCACATCTATAATTTCTTCACTAAAATACTGTCCGGATCTGGAATATAAAATCTGGTTAGCATTCGACTCGAGGCTTTTTGCTTTGCTAACAGATGGCCGAAAAAGGAATCAAATAAGTTTAAGGACTTGTGTACACATCATATTGATTCTTGTCAATTTGATTGTCGACAAATTTATTAACCTTACCAATAGATCTGGATAACAATGATGCAATGTTGCTTATATTGGATGAAACCATTCATTTATGTATCAATAATAATATTCCAAAACCAATAATATCACAACCATTTTGTTTTCACCTATACACCACTTTCTCTCAAACTTTATACCTGCTTATTTTTTTTAAGATCATGCTTATATCTGTGCAAGTCATAAATTTCTTTGTGACTTGCTGATATATCAATTATGTACATAGAGGTCAACAAGACATTTTCATTAGAAATTAAGATATTCCCTCATTCAATATTGTATTGCATCATTCAGGAATTTATGTATCGTATGTGAAAATTGTAAATTTTGTGATAGATTGGAAGAGATTATTAATATCTTGAAGCCTCTGTATGTCTGTTTCCCTCTTTAGCAGGTTGGTTATATGTGCAGGATTTTCAACTTCAGCACATACGTTCGAAAATGAAGCTCAGGGATTAGAAGAAGTACCATAGATAGAAATATGGTTCCACCAGGAGACCTTTTTCCACTAGTGCAGAAAGGATTCCAGCATTTTCAGCTGGAAGCAAATGTTAATTGTGTAAGCCTATCGCCTTCCACTTTTATATGTATTAATTCATACGTATTAGAGGAAGTTTAAGCGACTATTTCCTAATACATTATTCAGAATGATGCAGAAATTGTTGGTGGATCCTCATTCCTACAACCTCCGGATCCTATCGCAAAAGATGCCTATGAATCAGAGGAGCTCATGAAGGAAACAAAAGATAGTGTTCCGGAAACAAAACACAGAGAAAAGGAAAAAGGTATCGATGTTTTTAAAAGCAAACTTGACAGAGCGCATCTTGAAAGAGGGAATGATAATGCTAGTGAGAAAATGGAGAAACAAAATACGGAAAAAGAAAGAGAGCTGGAAGATTTGGAAGAGAAAGAGAAAATGGCAAAGACAGCAGCGCCACTTGCCGAACTCACTGATGCAAAGGATGAAAAATTGAACATGAGGAAGACATAATTATTGAGATTCGTAGTTTTTTTGCCACAAGCTTTCTCTTCAAACTCCTTTAAAAACCTGCTTTAATTCATAGTATCTAAAATTTTGAAGTAAATTAGTGAAATTATATTTCTCAGTGGTTCCTTTTTTCAAAGGAAGTGTCTTCTTACTGTTTCTATGATAATTTATGTCAGAACTGGAGCTGAAGCACGTTGAGGCAGTTAACATTTAATCAAACTCACCACCTATGATTGGCATTATTCCCAACTCTGATGTGACGGTTTTAGAAGGACAAGCTTCTGAGGTTACATGGTTTTTTTAGTTGAATATAAATAGAAGTATAATACTAATTAATTTAGCAGATAAATAAACaaaatataaaacatgatttattaTTTCTGCGGTGATAAAAGTGCAGGTCGTACCTTTCCTTGTACATGTGGATAATGCAGACCAAGACTATAAGAGTTAGTTTATAAGGATGCTCAATCGTGTATACGGTGTTTTATTAGATTGATGTGCAATTTATAGTTTCCTCTACTGTTAGATAAAGCGTTTATCACAGGAGAAAAAGGACTGTGAGCCAGTCTGACATGTCCTTAATGTTTTTTCTCAGAGTTAGTACAAGTAAAAAGGAGCTAGAATTCCACTAAAAGGATGTTGATATTGTGCTTTTATATTGGCAGGTTGTTGCATGTTCTTGGAGTCCATCCGGTAAGCTTCTTGCATCAGGGTGGTCTAATTCTTATGATGAGTTTATTAATATATTGGTTATTAGAGACCGTACGGTATTAGATTATTTCTTGTTCGTTGTACCTAATCATCGTGTTTTAATTCCTATAATGCGAATATTAATGTTAATACATGATAAATAAGGTACGTGTTTCACAAAGTACCAATAGGTATAGATATATTCAGTGGCCTAAACATATACTGGATAGAGTATTGGATGAAATCCTAGACACCCAAAAAAATTAGAATATTAAGCACCCTTGCATTTTAAGGAAGATCATTGATAGTGCATATATAGTGttatatattttgaatatgttTTCTCTCTTTATCGCAGTTCGGACTTACAGATACTTTCTCTTGACCTTAAATATTTAAACTTAGTCATTGTACATGAATACAGCCCAAGGGTATTCATATGAAAATGAGTTAAATAATTGATATTTGGTTGTTATTTTTTTGGTATATGTGCTTCCTCATTGATTTTTCTGAATCACCCTGTTTACAATATATAACTTATTGTCATCAATACTTCAGTACAGTAATGTTATGTGGCTTTACGGTGTATTAGAAGTAATTTGTGATTTACCACCCTCATTTTTTTACTTGTAGATTTACCTATATCACAAGAGTAGGTACGGTACTGTTTTGATCCAATAATATTGCATTACAATCTGAATATAATCAAGTGTGTATACTGTAGTTCTAATTTACAAAGGAGCGGTCACCTCATTTCCTTGTATGTAGCGCAATAAAAAGGGGTTTATAACAGTAAAAGGCTTCTCCGGAGTCGGATCCAATAGTCGGGGAAGAGCCGAAGATGATACCAATGAGTAAAACTGATCTCAACGTGATTGTATTTGGGTATCTTCAAGAATCTGGTCCAAGCTCACTCGATCaaatcaaaatatatttattttttttttactttcttttttGTATTTATggtattttttttgttaattgtGTGCTTGTATTTTAGAAACCTGTTTCTTGTTAGCCCTATATATGTTAAATTTGGAGAAGTATTATGTATATGCCGTTTTTGTATACCTGAGGTTGAATTATGGATATAAAAATTTAATGTCTTTTCAAATGTTTGTGTGTGTATGTAGTGCATTAATTTACTTATGGAATTGTGAATATGCACTTGTGCATGCCCAGATTCACCTCGATGTCAGTTCGTGTTTTCGAAATACTTGGTGCAATTTAGTAACGAGGGTATTCAGAACAAGTATATGCGTTAATTTTTAAACAATCGTTAGATGTCAATTCGGCTTTTGAGATTGCAGGTGCTTTAAGGAGCATCAGTCCTGCAGAGGTGACACAAGGTCCAAAGGCCCAAACTAGATCCAAACTAGTCACATAATGTTCTCATCACAATTCTTGCAAACACAGGTCCAGAAACTTTGATGTAATCACAACATTCCCGATGTCTGTTGAGGTCAAGGTTGTCGCGAATCAAAGGCACGAGGGGTGAAACAATAAAGGTGGGTACAAAACAAGCAAACAAAGATATCCAAAATAGTTAAAATGCTCTCATGTGACGTGCTGCGATTGAGGGTATTCTCAGTTTAGTCGCCTTGTGCTCTGAATCCACGGAGTGGAAAACCCTCGATTATTTCCTCTATTGGTGGTTTCTATTTGAGAAATATCCATCTCATTTTTAGGATGCTGAATATATCAAATTGTAGAAAGAGATGAAAATAATATCCAACATTGTCTTTGCCAAATTTATACTAAATTTTGGAAGAGCATGACATATGTTGACAAGGTTGATATTAGTATAAAATATGTCAACGTCGTCAACATATGTAAACTTCTTCCAAAATTAGTATAAAATCGGTAAAGACAATGTTTGATATTACTGTTATTTCTTTCTAGCATTTGAGATATTTAATACCCTAAGACTGAGATGAATATTTCTCCAACAAAAAAGAATAGAAAAACAATAGAGAAGTTTCCACAACACTGGATTCGGAGCACAGACTACTAAACTGAGAATATACTCAGTTGCATCACCTCACATGACATCATTTCACCTATTATGGATATCTTTCTTTGTTTGTTTTGGATCCACCTTTTCTGATATCCCCCTAATACCTCTGATTTGCAACCGTAACTTGACCTTAACATACATCGGATATGATGTGATTGCAGCAGTTTCTGGAGCTGTGTTTGCAAGGATTGTGACGGGGACGTTATGTGACTTGTTTACACCTCGTGTCGCCTCTGCAACACTAATCCACCTTACAGCACCTGCATTTTTTGAACACGGGTTGATATCTCTTAGTGAACAGAAACTGATAATTCTAAGTAATATTTTAGGTGAACTAGAATCTAAGTTTTCAAACTCTGATGTCATAGTATTAGAAGTAATTTGGGATTTACCCCCTCATTTTTTTTACTTGTAGATTTATCTATCATAAGGATAGTTACGGTTTACTCTTATGATATTATTTGTAATTTGGCTTTACAGTGTATTAGAAGTAATTTGTGATTTACCACCCTCATTTTTTTACTTGTAGATTTACCTATATCACAAGAGTAGTTACGGTACTGTATTGATCCAATAATATTGAATTACAATCTGAATATAATCAAGTGTGTATACTGTAGTTCTAATTTACAAAGGAGCGGTCACCTCATTTCCTTGTATGAGGCGCAATAAAAAGGGGTTTATAAAAGTAAAGGGGTTTATCTATCATAAGGATAGTTACGGTTTACTCTTAtgatataataattttatattacaATTTGATTATAATCAAGTGTGTGTACTGTAATCCTAATTTATGAAGGAGTGGCCAGCTAATTTTCTTGAATGTAGCGCAATAAAAAGGGGTTTATAATAGTAAAAGTTTTCTCCGGTGGCGGATCCAATATCCAGAAAAGTTGATATCAATGAGCAAAACTGATCTCAACGTGATTGTATTTGGGTACCTCAAGAATCTGGTACACGCTCACTCATGAATTCATTTTTTTTACGctcgtatttttatttttttatttcatgTGTGCTGTTATTTTAGAAACCCATTTTTTATTAGCCCTGTATATGATGTATTTGGAAGAATGTTAAATTTGGAGAAGTATCATGTGTATGTTGCTTTTGGATAATTGGGGTAATGTCTTTTGATatgttagtgtgtgtgtgttgcaTTAATTTACTTACAGAATTGTGAATATGCACCTGTGCAAGTCCAGATTCACTGGGATGTCAATTCGTGTTTTTGAGATACTTGGTGCAATTTAGTTATGAGTGTATCCAGAACAAGTATATGCGTAATTTTCAAACAATCCTTAGATGTCAGTTAGGCTTTTGAGACTGCAGGTGCTTTAAGGAGCATCAGTCCTGTAGAGGTAGCACAAGCTCCAAACTAGGTCCAAAGAAGTCACATAATGTTCTCTATCACAATCCTTGCAAATACTTGATTGTTTTCCGATGTCTATAGAGGTCAAGGTTGTCGCGAAGATGAGGTATAAGGAGTGAAACAGCAAAAGTGGATAAAAAACAAGCAAAGAAAGATATCCAAGGGATAAGTAAAGTGCTCTCATGTGATGTGCTGCGATTAAGGGTATTCTGAGTTTAGTCGCCTTGTACTCCGAATTTACGGAGTGGAAAACCGTTGATTGTTTTCTCTATTGGTATCTGTTTGAGAAATATCTATCTCATTTTTAGGGTGCTAAATAGATCAAATTCTAGAAAGAGATGATAAGAATATCAAACTCCGTCTTTGCCgattttatattaaattttggAAGAAGGTGACACATGTTCGAGGTAATATCCAACTCCGTCTTTGCCAATTTTATACTAAATTTTGGAAGAAGGTGACATATGTTGACGAGGTTGATATTAATAAATATGTCGACCTCGTCAACATATGTTAACTTCTTCCAAAATTTAGTATAAAATCGGCAAAGACATTGTTTGATATTACTATTATCTCTTCCTAGCATTTTGAGATAATTAGCACCCTAAGCCTGAGATGGATATTTCTCAAACAAAAACCAATAGAAAAAACAATCGAGGGTTTTCTACGACACTGGATTCGGAGCACAAGGCGACTAAACTGAGAATACACTCAGTTGCATCACCTCACATGGCATTTCAACTATCATGGATATTTTTCTTTGTTTGTTTGTATCCACCTTTTCTACTCCGCCTCTTATATCTCTGATTTGCGACAACCTTAACTTGACCTTAACATACATCGGAAATGTTGGGATTGCAGCAGTTTCTGGAGATGTGTTTGAAAGGATTGTGATAGGGACATTATGTGACTTGTTTGTACCTTGTGTCGCCTCTGTAACACTCATCCTCCTTACAGCACCTGCATTTTAAAACACGGACTGACATCTCTAAGTTAATCGAAACTTCTAAAAATAAGTGACATCTTAAGTGAACTGGCATCTAAGTTTTCAAACTATGATGTCATAGTATTACATGTGTGGAGACTGCGTCCCACGTAGAAGAACTCGTACCATGTACCGGCATTACCCGCTTGCTGTGTAACACTGTTTTGATCAGTTAGGTCAAGTGTAAATGCTGAAAGAGTAAGTATATAATTTAGACTCTGTATATAGTTTGATGGGCCGGTTGGAGGTGTAGGAAGAAAGAGT
It contains:
- the LOC141721801 gene encoding uncharacterized protein LOC141721801, translating into MVPPGDLFPLVQKGFQHFQLEANVNCNDAEIVGGSSFLQPPDPIAKDAYESEELMKETKDSVPETKHREKEKGIDVFKSKLDRAHLERGNDNASEKMEKQNTEKERELEDLEEKEKMAKTAAPLAELTDAKDEKLNMRKT